The Methanothrix sp. nucleotide sequence GTTCATGCCAGCAGCTATCGCCCTCTGGGATGCGGCCTGTATAACTGGGCCGTCCGCGATCGGGTCAGAGTGAGGGAGGCCGAGCTCGAGCACGTCAGCACCTGCGCGTGTTATCCGCTCTGCGATCTCCACAGTCTCATCCGGCGATGGGTCACCTGCGCAGATGTATACGAAGAGGGGTTTGCATCTCCTGAAAACCTCAGACAGACTCATAGGCCATCACCGTGTGAAGATCCTTGTCTCCTCTGCCTGAGATGTTTATCACGCTCAGCTCACCCAGTCTCTCAGGGTGCTCTATCGCGTATCCAACCGCATGAGCAGACTCAAGCGCTGGTATTATGCCCTCCAGCTTTGAGAGAGCCTTGAACCCCATGATCGCGGTTTTGTCGCTCGCCATCGCCGTCTCGACCCTTCCTGTTTCCACAAGATGAGCGAGCTCTGGCCCCACCCCCGGATAGTCCAGGCCAGCAGCTATCGAGTAGGACTCCAGTATCTGTCCGTATGGATCCTGCAGTATCTTTGTCATGGCTCCGTGAAGCACCCCTGGCTCCCCCAGTGACAGAGATGCCCCGTGCTCCGCGCTCCGATCTCCCCTGCCAGGACCCCTGCCCCCAGCCTCGACCGCTATGAGCCTGACGCCATCATCTATGAACGGGGTGAATATGCCCATCGCATTCGATCCGCCGCCGACACAGGCGACAATCGTGTCTGGAAGCCTCTTCTCCTCTGCGAGGATCTGCGATCTCGTCTCATCTCCTATGATCCTCTGGAACTCCCTGACCATTGATGGATACGGATGAGGTCCGGCGACGGTTCCGAGCAGATAGTGTGTGCTCTCGTAACTGGCAGCCCAGTCCCTGAGAGCCTCGTTTATAGCATCCTTCAGCGTTCTGGAGCCAGACCTGACAGGTATCACCCTGGCGCCCAGAAGTTCCATTCTGAAGACGTTCATGCGCTGCCGCTCGATATCCACCTCGCCCATGTATATCTCCGTCTCAAATCCCAGCAGGGCGCCCACGATCGCCGTGGCGACCCCATGCTGGCCGGCGCCGGTCTCTGCTATCAGTCTTTTCTTCTTCATGTATTTGGCCAGAAGACTCTGTCCCAGCGTGTTGTTGATCTTGTGCGCGCCGCCGTGTAGCAGGTCCTCCCTCTTGAGGTACACATCCCTTCCGAGAGCTCTGCTGAGATTCTCAGCTCTGTAGAGCGGCGTCGGCCTGCCGGCGAAATCTCTCATGAGAGTTGAGAGCTCCCTCAAAAACTCCGGATCCGCCCGCAGCCTCTCAAACGCCTCAGCGAGCTCGAGAAGCGGCTGCACCAGCGTCTCGGGTACAAACCTGCCACCGTATCTGCCGAACCTGACCTCGCAGGATATCTCACCCATAAATCACGCCACCAGTTTGATGTATAACAAAGTACATTGTTGAACTTAATAGTACATCGTATTTAAAACTGCCGGGTGGTGTGGAGATGAGAGGAGTATCGTTAATCGCTCTTATGTATTCAGCAACTTGAAGGACATGCAGGCCGGTTGCTGAATGCACTCATACCCTCGGAAGGAACGCATAGCGTGACTGGTGCCTCTTTGGGCCGAGTTATCAGATGGATAAGACCGTCGCTAATAAGTGCATCCAAGCGTCCCACTGTGATCGATGCAAACGCGGCGCTGTACAGGGGCAGTAAATCCTTCCCGGACGGACGTTCATCTATCAGCCAGGCGAAGCTTATTATTATATTTTAAATATAAAGCAATTCCACACAAAAAGCTTGCCAGCGACACTGCATTTGATACTATGAGGATCGTGTTATTCAGGTATATGCCGTAGAGGAGCCAGAGAAAGATACCTGTGGTGTACTGAAGAAGCATCGGGAGGCTCAGATCTCCGACAAGCTTGGTCCTGTACATCTTGATGATCTGGGGGTAAAATCCGAACATCGTGAGGGATCCCGCTGCGATGCCGACCAGATCCCATGACTCCATCGAACCAGCCTCTAATCAGAATGGAGGGATCCAGCTGCTTTCGTTGTACGCCATCGTGTATAGACTGTCTGATGTGCTTCCCAGCCAGTCGGTGCCGATCTGTGTTTGAGTCGAGTTTGTATCCCTCACGAGCACGCCATTGACAAGCCTCCATCCTCTTGGCACCCCACCCCAGCTCCAGAGGTCGTTGCTGAGGGTCACATTCCTTGTTGTGTTTATGTTGCTCATCAGCCATGCCCTTCCAAAATCCCCGCTGACACTCTGGAATCTATCCCCTGAGCTCACATTTCCCTGGTTCTCTGCCAAGGCGCACTGGAGCGACAGAATAAGAAGCAGTGCAGCCGCAACTCTCTT carries:
- the trpB gene encoding tryptophan synthase subunit beta, which translates into the protein MGEISCEVRFGRYGGRFVPETLVQPLLELAEAFERLRADPEFLRELSTLMRDFAGRPTPLYRAENLSRALGRDVYLKREDLLHGGAHKINNTLGQSLLAKYMKKKRLIAETGAGQHGVATAIVGALLGFETEIYMGEVDIERQRMNVFRMELLGARVIPVRSGSRTLKDAINEALRDWAASYESTHYLLGTVAGPHPYPSMVREFQRIIGDETRSQILAEEKRLPDTIVACVGGGSNAMGIFTPFIDDGVRLIAVEAGGRGPGRGDRSAEHGASLSLGEPGVLHGAMTKILQDPYGQILESYSIAAGLDYPGVGPELAHLVETGRVETAMASDKTAIMGFKALSKLEGIIPALESAHAVGYAIEHPERLGELSVINISGRGDKDLHTVMAYESV
- a CDS encoding SemiSWEET family transporter — protein: MESWDLVGIAAGSLTMFGFYPQIIKMYRTKLVGDLSLPMLLQYTTGIFLWLLYGIYLNNTILIVSNAVSLASFLCGIALYLKYNNKLRLADR